In Pseudomonadota bacterium, the following are encoded in one genomic region:
- a CDS encoding NAD(P)/FAD-dependent oxidoreductase gives MSNAQSTARQPRIVIIGAGMAGILTAIKLREAGYTDYTIYEKTDRVGGTWRENTYPGVACDVPAHGYTYSFEPNPDWSQTFAPGPEIHQYFERVARKYGVTDEVRFNEEIPECVFRDGRWHLKTSKGREDVADVVIAATGVLHHPAIADIPGLDSFAGACFHTARWDHSVPLEGKRVGVIGTGSTAIQITSALVDKVAHFSLFQRTAQWVMPIENNFYTDQDKQDFRTNPARLKEEITKITGFFDAFANAVIDSDSAEMKEIEKACLDNLVNNVRDPVLREKLRPNYRAGCKRMIFSTDFYEAIQHPNASLVTEGITGIEPKGVRTADGVLHELDVLVIATGFRADAFIRPTTVLGRNGVNLDDVWEDHPVAYLSISIPQFPNFFLLNGPNGPVGNFSLIRIAESQVAYVLQLLEQIRNGKCREISVSPQASASFEVERGAAAKKSIWATGCKSWYLDKNGVPASWPWTPTRFFAEMQAPETRSVRAELRGAGQGARPCPAL, from the coding sequence ATGAGTAACGCCCAATCCACGGCACGCCAGCCGCGTATCGTGATCATCGGCGCCGGCATGGCCGGCATCCTGACCGCCATCAAGCTGCGCGAAGCCGGCTACACGGACTACACCATCTACGAGAAGACCGACAGGGTCGGCGGCACCTGGCGCGAGAACACCTACCCGGGCGTGGCCTGCGACGTGCCGGCCCATGGCTACACCTATTCCTTCGAACCCAACCCCGACTGGAGCCAGACCTTCGCGCCAGGCCCGGAGATTCACCAGTATTTCGAACGGGTCGCGCGCAAGTACGGCGTGACCGACGAGGTGCGTTTCAACGAAGAGATCCCGGAGTGCGTGTTCCGGGACGGGCGCTGGCACCTGAAGACCTCCAAGGGCCGCGAAGACGTGGCGGACGTCGTGATTGCCGCGACCGGCGTGCTGCATCATCCGGCAATCGCCGATATCCCCGGCCTCGATTCCTTCGCCGGCGCCTGCTTCCACACCGCGCGCTGGGATCACAGCGTGCCGCTGGAAGGCAAGCGCGTGGGCGTGATCGGCACCGGCTCGACCGCCATCCAGATCACCTCGGCGCTGGTCGACAAGGTCGCGCACTTTTCGCTGTTCCAGCGCACCGCGCAATGGGTGATGCCGATCGAGAACAACTTCTACACCGATCAGGACAAGCAGGATTTCCGCACCAATCCCGCGCGACTGAAAGAAGAGATCACCAAGATCACGGGCTTCTTCGATGCCTTCGCCAACGCCGTGATCGATTCCGATTCGGCCGAGATGAAGGAAATCGAGAAGGCCTGCCTGGACAATCTCGTGAACAACGTGCGCGATCCCGTCCTGCGTGAAAAGCTGCGGCCGAACTATCGCGCCGGCTGCAAGCGCATGATCTTCTCGACCGACTTCTACGAGGCCATCCAGCATCCCAATGCCAGCCTGGTGACCGAGGGCATCACGGGCATCGAGCCCAAGGGTGTGCGCACCGCCGACGGCGTGCTGCATGAACTCGACGTGTTGGTGATCGCCACCGGCTTTCGTGCCGACGCCTTCATTCGCCCGACCACGGTGCTGGGACGCAATGGCGTCAATCTCGACGACGTGTGGGAAGACCACCCGGTCGCCTACCTGTCGATCTCGATCCCGCAGTTTCCGAACTTCTTCCTGTTGAACGGCCCCAACGGGCCGGTCGGTAATTTCTCGCTGATCCGCATAGCCGAGTCGCAGGTGGCCTACGTGCTGCAGCTGCTCGAGCAGATCCGCAACGGCAAGTGCCGCGAAATCAGTGTGAGTCCGCAAGCCTCGGCGAGCTTCGAGGTCGAGCGCGGCGCCGCCGCCAAGAAGTCTATTTGGGCGACCGGCTGCAAGAGCTGGTACCTGGACAAGAACGGTGTGCCGGCGAGCTGGCCGTGGACGCCGACGCGCTTCTTCGCCGAGATGCAGGCACCGGAAACTCGAAGCGTACGAGCTGAGCTGAGAGGCGCAGGGCAGGGCGCGCGGCCCTGTCCGGCATTATGA
- the htpX gene encoding protease HtpX, which translates to MMRIGLFVVTNAAVLLVLSVVLNVLGLNQPGHGTGGILVMAAVFGMGGSLVSLLLSKSMAARSVGAQIIDTPRTGGEQWLVNTVARLAADAGIGMPEVAIFDSPTPNAFATGANKDAALVAVSTGLLRNMTQEEVEAVLGHEISHVANGDMVTLALLQGMMNTFVMVFAHVLAAAIDRNDGREQRGMGYYIGYYVAQAVLGFLAALVVMWFSRYREFRADAGGAHLAGRANMIAALERLKRGADGASLPEGMAAFGISGGLGSLLATHPPLEARIAALRAAA; encoded by the coding sequence ATGATGCGTATCGGTCTATTTGTCGTCACCAACGCGGCCGTGTTGTTGGTGTTGTCCGTGGTGCTCAACGTGCTTGGGCTCAACCAGCCGGGGCACGGCACCGGCGGCATCCTGGTGATGGCCGCGGTGTTCGGCATGGGCGGCTCGCTGGTGTCGCTGTTGTTGTCCAAGAGCATGGCGGCGCGCTCGGTCGGCGCGCAAATCATCGACACGCCGCGCACCGGCGGCGAGCAGTGGCTGGTGAACACCGTGGCGCGCCTCGCCGCGGACGCCGGCATCGGCATGCCGGAAGTCGCGATCTTCGATTCACCGACGCCCAACGCCTTCGCCACCGGTGCCAACAAGGACGCCGCGCTGGTGGCGGTCTCCACCGGCCTTTTGCGCAACATGACGCAGGAGGAAGTGGAAGCGGTGCTCGGCCACGAGATCAGCCACGTGGCCAACGGTGACATGGTGACGCTGGCGCTGTTGCAGGGCATGATGAACACCTTCGTCATGGTGTTCGCCCATGTGCTGGCGGCGGCCATCGATCGTAACGACGGCCGCGAGCAGCGTGGCATGGGTTATTACATCGGTTACTACGTCGCGCAGGCGGTGCTGGGTTTCCTGGCCGCGCTGGTGGTGATGTGGTTCAGCCGCTATCGCGAATTCCGCGCCGACGCCGGTGGCGCGCACCTGGCGGGCCGCGCGAACATGATCGCGGCGCTGGAAAGGCTGAAGCGCGGCGCGGACGGCGCGTCGCTGCCGGAAGGCATGGCCGCCTTCGGCATCAGTGGCGGGCTCGGCAGTCTGCTTGCCACCCATCCGCCGCTCGAAGCGCGCATCGCCGCGTTGCGCGCGGCGGCCTGA
- a CDS encoding septation protein A, whose translation MKSLLDLIPLLVFFGGYYGAKEWPELAESFINTLLGLLGLAGPLPADQLDMACATQLAMLATFAQVGLLIALRHKVDKILWITLVIVVVMSIGTLVFHDPAIIKWRSTVLDWLFGLILLGGEVLLGKNFIRAMLESQLELPDRVWRQLNFSWIGYFALSGVLNLFVAARFSEETWVNFNMFGGPALTVLFMLAQGFYMARFMEAPSESN comes from the coding sequence ATGAAATCGCTACTCGACCTCATTCCCCTGCTGGTATTTTTCGGAGGATATTACGGCGCGAAGGAGTGGCCCGAACTGGCCGAATCCTTCATCAACACCCTGCTCGGCCTGCTGGGCCTGGCCGGGCCGCTGCCCGCCGACCAGTTGGACATGGCGTGCGCCACGCAGTTGGCCATGCTCGCGACCTTTGCCCAGGTCGGCCTGCTCATCGCGCTGCGCCACAAGGTCGACAAGATCCTGTGGATCACGCTCGTGATCGTGGTGGTGATGAGCATCGGCACGCTGGTATTCCACGACCCGGCCATCATCAAGTGGCGCTCCACCGTGCTCGACTGGCTGTTTGGTCTGATCCTGCTGGGCGGTGAGGTGTTGCTGGGCAAGAACTTCATTCGCGCCATGCTGGAATCGCAGCTGGAGCTGCCCGACCGCGTGTGGCGGCAGTTGAATTTCAGCTGGATAGGCTACTTCGCGCTGTCGGGAGTGCTGAACCTGTTCGTCGCAGCGCGTTTCAGCGAGGAGACCTGGGTCAATTTCAACATGTTCGGCGGGCCGGCCCTGACCGTGCTGTTCATGCTCGCCCAGGGCTTCTACATGGCGCGCTTCATGGAAGCGCCCAGCGAATCGAACTGA
- a CDS encoding mechanosensitive ion channel, with protein sequence MAQELGTVQQVIVLVTNFLVAYAFQIAGAIIILIAGFVVANWVSRALLRIQERRHVDVTLRQFIASTARVLVIGLFVIMALGKLGISITPLIAALGGLAVGASFAIQGPVSNYGAGMVVILTRMFKIGDTINVQDCSGVVADISLSSTRLVAEDGEDIIIPNKHIVGEVLRNSYEKRLVEGRIGIDPEADIAAACAAIETVVREHTRDLEAPAPLIGIEAFEDDMVVVGYRYWARSPRYFETLYAVNNAIHAALEAAHIHLASRRLIAASGH encoded by the coding sequence ATGGCGCAGGAACTGGGAACCGTGCAGCAGGTGATCGTGCTGGTGACCAACTTCCTGGTCGCCTATGCCTTCCAGATCGCCGGCGCCATCATCATTCTCATCGCCGGCTTCGTGGTCGCCAACTGGGTGTCGCGCGCGCTGCTGCGCATTCAGGAGCGTCGCCATGTCGACGTCACCCTGCGCCAGTTCATCGCCAGCACCGCGCGCGTGCTGGTCATCGGCCTGTTCGTGATCATGGCGCTCGGCAAGCTCGGTATCAGCATCACACCTTTGATCGCGGCGCTGGGCGGTCTCGCGGTCGGCGCCAGCTTCGCCATCCAGGGCCCGGTGTCCAATTATGGCGCCGGCATGGTCGTGATCCTGACCCGCATGTTCAAGATCGGCGACACCATCAACGTGCAGGATTGCTCGGGGGTGGTGGCCGACATCAGCCTGTCGTCGACGCGCCTGGTGGCCGAGGACGGCGAGGACATCATCATCCCCAACAAGCACATCGTCGGCGAGGTGCTGCGCAACTCCTATGAAAAACGCCTGGTGGAAGGCCGCATCGGTATCGACCCGGAGGCCGACATCGCGGCCGCTTGCGCGGCAATCGAGACGGTGGTGCGCGAGCACACGCGCGATCTCGAGGCGCCGGCGCCGCTGATCGGCATCGAGGCCTTCGAAGACGACATGGTGGTGGTGGGCTACCGCTACTGGGCGCGCTCGCCGCGTTATTTCGAGACCTTGTACGCGGTCAACAACGCCATCCACGCGGCGCTCGAAGCCGCGCACATCCATCTCGCCTCGCGACGTCTGATCGCCGCCAGCGGGCACTGA
- a CDS encoding response regulator transcription factor, producing MNASILLVEDHRDIAELVFDYLEARGCSVDYAADGRDALRLGMDNPYDVVVLDIMLPGMDGLELCRRLRGEARLASPVLMLTARDTLTDKLAGFDSGADDYLVKPFDLAELEARLRSLLRRSRGGAQGEVLVIADLTFDTRSMKVSRAGQDLVLTPIGLKILKVLMQESPAVVDRRVIERAIWGDLPPDSDALRSHMYNLRKVVDKPFPRALIHTLHSAGFRLAADE from the coding sequence ATCAACGCCTCCATTCTGCTGGTTGAAGACCATCGCGATATCGCCGAGCTGGTGTTCGACTATCTCGAGGCGCGTGGCTGCAGCGTCGATTACGCGGCGGACGGTCGCGACGCCCTGCGCCTCGGCATGGACAATCCTTACGACGTGGTGGTGCTGGACATCATGCTGCCCGGCATGGACGGCCTCGAGCTGTGCCGGCGTCTGCGCGGCGAAGCGCGCCTCGCCTCGCCGGTGCTGATGCTGACCGCGCGCGACACGCTGACCGACAAGCTGGCCGGCTTCGACAGCGGCGCCGACGACTACCTGGTCAAGCCCTTCGACCTGGCCGAACTCGAGGCGCGACTGCGCTCGCTGTTGCGACGCAGCCGTGGCGGCGCGCAGGGCGAAGTGCTGGTCATCGCCGATCTCACGTTCGACACGCGCAGCATGAAGGTCAGTCGCGCGGGCCAGGACCTGGTGCTGACGCCCATTGGGCTCAAGATCCTGAAGGTGCTCATGCAGGAATCGCCGGCGGTGGTGGATCGACGCGTGATCGAACGGGCGATCTGGGGCGACCTTCCGCCCGACAGCGACGCGCTGCGCAGCCACATGTACAACCTGCGCAAGGTGGTCGACAAGCCTTTCCCGCGCGCGCTCATCCATACCTTGCACAGTGCGGGCTTCCGTCTTGCCGCCGATGAATGA
- a CDS encoding HAMP domain-containing histidine kinase has protein sequence MPPMNERRPRLNARLLRAFLLQIALISATAVAGVYLAEFAIREMLIVSALEREADYFWSRYSITADTPAPNTNTLIGYLFTTNAAEIPAEFSSLKLGIHDLKTAVGDSVVHVSEVDGKRLYLVFDANNIQQLATWFGVAPLALMLVVLYSSAWVAYGLARKAVSPVVRLARLVRDINVETPDRAAFDTTQLAHGADTEIETLSHALSHLMGRVDQLIERERNFTREASHELRSPLTVILMASDNLLGRPLDDSARAMVEKIRGAAQDMVELTEALLLLAREHEGQLATEVVSVNQVLRQELARCRMIFEAKHLEFRFDESVDLELDAAPRLLAIVLGNLLRNACAYTDAGVIIIAVDAHRVTIRDSGIGMSKENLGRLFTPYFRVSQARGSGHGIGLTLVKRISDRFGWRLDIASEPERGTMVEVGLLAARVVKASSSRTASA, from the coding sequence TTGCCGCCGATGAATGAGCGGCGACCGCGGCTGAATGCGCGGCTGCTGCGCGCCTTCCTGTTGCAGATAGCCTTGATCAGCGCAACCGCGGTGGCCGGTGTCTACCTTGCCGAGTTCGCGATCCGGGAAATGCTGATCGTGTCGGCGCTGGAACGCGAAGCCGATTATTTCTGGTCGCGCTACAGCATCACCGCCGATACCCCGGCGCCCAATACCAATACCCTGATCGGCTACCTGTTCACCACCAACGCCGCCGAGATCCCGGCCGAGTTCAGCAGCCTCAAGCTCGGCATCCACGATCTCAAGACCGCGGTCGGCGATTCGGTGGTGCATGTCAGCGAAGTCGACGGCAAGCGCCTGTACCTGGTGTTCGACGCCAACAACATCCAGCAGCTCGCCACATGGTTCGGCGTGGCGCCGTTGGCGCTGATGCTGGTGGTGCTGTATTCCTCGGCGTGGGTGGCCTATGGGCTGGCGCGCAAAGCGGTGTCGCCGGTGGTGCGCCTGGCGCGCCTGGTGCGCGACATCAACGTCGAAACGCCCGATCGCGCGGCGTTCGACACCACGCAACTGGCGCACGGCGCCGATACCGAAATCGAAACCCTGTCCCATGCGCTGTCCCATCTGATGGGCCGTGTCGACCAGTTGATCGAGCGCGAGCGCAATTTCACGCGCGAGGCCAGCCATGAACTGCGCAGCCCGCTGACCGTGATCCTGATGGCCTCCGACAACCTGCTCGGTCGGCCGCTGGACGACAGCGCGCGGGCGATGGTCGAGAAGATCCGCGGCGCCGCCCAGGACATGGTCGAATTGACCGAAGCGCTGCTGTTGCTGGCGCGCGAACACGAGGGGCAGCTCGCCACCGAGGTGGTGAGCGTCAACCAGGTATTGCGCCAGGAGCTGGCGCGCTGCCGCATGATCTTCGAGGCCAAGCACCTGGAATTCCGCTTCGATGAAAGCGTCGACCTTGAACTCGACGCCGCGCCGCGCCTGCTGGCCATCGTGCTTGGCAACCTGTTGCGCAACGCCTGTGCCTATACCGATGCCGGCGTCATCATCATTGCTGTCGATGCGCATCGCGTGACCATACGCGACAGCGGCATCGGCATGAGCAAGGAGAACCTGGGGCGGTTGTTCACGCCCTATTTCCGTGTATCCCAGGCGCGCGGCAGCGGCCACGGCATCGGGCTCACCCTGGTCAAGCGCATCAGCGATCGCTTCGGCTGGCGACTCGACATCGCCAGTGAACCGGAACGCGGCACGATGGTCGAGGTCGGATTGCTGGCCGCGCGCGTGGTCAAGGCGTCGTCGTCGCGCACGGCGAGCGCTTGA
- a CDS encoding class I SAM-dependent methyltransferase, whose amino-acid sequence MQLIRDDIERIASDRDMYEQLLSLDGKLLVELGCGAAANTRALAGAGHGRRVLAYEVDRIQHELNLAAAPLANVSFHYGGAEAIDCADASVDGVMMFKSLHHVPLAVMPRALREIHRILKPGGFLYVTEPLFAGDFNHILRLFHDEQGVRAAAFAALVAAVEDGLFELGAEAFYLAPSSFRDFADFEQRIIGATHTAHRLTPEVHAAVRERFAAHCGEDGARFRNPMRADVLVKPGAPAAGA is encoded by the coding sequence ATGCAACTCATCCGCGATGACATCGAGCGCATCGCCAGTGATCGCGATATGTACGAGCAGCTGCTCAGTCTCGACGGCAAGCTGCTGGTCGAACTCGGCTGCGGCGCCGCCGCCAATACCCGGGCACTGGCCGGCGCCGGACACGGTCGCCGGGTGCTGGCCTACGAGGTCGACCGTATCCAGCACGAACTCAATCTCGCGGCCGCGCCGCTGGCCAACGTAAGCTTTCACTACGGTGGCGCCGAAGCCATCGATTGCGCCGACGCCAGCGTCGACGGCGTGATGATGTTCAAGTCACTGCACCATGTGCCGCTGGCGGTGATGCCTCGCGCGCTGCGCGAGATCCATCGCATCCTCAAGCCCGGCGGTTTCCTCTACGTGACCGAGCCGCTGTTTGCCGGCGACTTCAATCACATCCTGCGGCTGTTCCATGACGAACAGGGAGTCCGCGCAGCGGCATTCGCGGCGCTGGTAGCGGCGGTCGAGGACGGCCTGTTCGAACTCGGCGCCGAGGCGTTCTACCTCGCGCCCTCCAGTTTTCGCGACTTCGCCGACTTCGAGCAGCGCATCATCGGCGCCACCCACACCGCCCATCGCCTGACGCCGGAGGTGCACGCCGCGGTGCGCGAGCGCTTTGCCGCCCATTGCGGGGAGGATGGTGCGCGCTTCAGGAACCCGATGCGCGCCGATGTATTGGTGAAGCCCGGCGCACCCGCCGCCGGCGCATGA
- a CDS encoding Hsp20/alpha crystallin family protein, whose protein sequence is MRTTIYEPFSTIRRLQDEMNRAFGGALTNSEDNSTSAVSHWVPAVDIHEEQDRYVISADVPGVNPEAIEVSMENGVLTISGERRSERSEERAGGARRVERLYGNFYRRFALPDSVDAENVEARSVNGVLEVVIPKKAQVQPKKIKVGA, encoded by the coding sequence ATGCGTACCACCATCTACGAACCCTTTTCCACCATCCGTCGCCTGCAGGACGAAATGAATCGCGCCTTCGGCGGCGCGCTCACCAACAGTGAAGACAACTCCACGTCGGCGGTCAGCCACTGGGTGCCGGCGGTGGACATCCACGAGGAACAGGATCGCTACGTCATCAGCGCCGACGTGCCGGGCGTCAACCCCGAGGCCATCGAGGTCAGCATGGAAAACGGCGTGCTGACCATCAGCGGTGAGCGTCGTTCGGAGCGTAGTGAAGAACGCGCCGGCGGTGCGCGCCGCGTCGAGCGGCTGTACGGGAATTTCTACCGGCGTTTCGCCTTGCCCGACAGCGTCGACGCAGAGAACGTCGAAGCACGCAGCGTCAACGGCGTGCTGGAAGTGGTGATTCCGAAGAAGGCCCAGGTGCAGCCGAAGAAGATCAAGGTCGGCGCCTGA
- a CDS encoding AEC family transporter, with product MNAVTAVAVPVFGTVALGFAMARANVFTRDTGAGLTRFMFHLAIPAMLFRGLAGAELPEHVPWAYLAAFYLPSFAVFWLALRGAQWWLGWSRREAGMAGMSACYANIVLLGFPLMHAAFGERGHLPMFILMATQSTLLFPLATYALEIYGHARVGQPLVYLRAAARLALNPVILALAAGFVVNRAELGVPSVAARMLELVGTAGPGCALVALGISLAQYRFGGGWRDALWLVVLKNLLCPLLVWGLGSALSLPPLWLATAVLMAAMPAGINTFIFASQYDIRQDTVAKTIVVSTLASTVISTILLAWFMDG from the coding sequence ATGAACGCCGTGACGGCGGTGGCGGTGCCAGTGTTCGGCACGGTCGCGCTCGGCTTCGCCATGGCGCGCGCCAACGTCTTCACGCGCGACACCGGCGCCGGCCTCACGCGCTTCATGTTCCATCTCGCCATCCCCGCCATGCTGTTTCGCGGCCTGGCCGGCGCCGAACTGCCGGAGCATGTGCCGTGGGCCTATCTCGCCGCGTTCTACCTGCCATCGTTCGCGGTGTTCTGGTTGGCCCTGCGCGGCGCGCAATGGTGGCTGGGCTGGTCCCGCCGCGAAGCCGGCATGGCCGGCATGAGTGCCTGTTACGCCAATATCGTGCTGCTCGGCTTTCCGCTCATGCATGCGGCTTTCGGCGAGCGCGGCCATCTGCCGATGTTCATCCTGATGGCGACCCAGAGCACCTTGCTGTTTCCGCTCGCCACCTATGCGCTGGAGATCTACGGCCACGCGCGGGTCGGACAGCCGCTGGTCTACCTGCGTGCCGCCGCTCGCCTGGCGCTCAACCCGGTGATCCTGGCCCTGGCGGCGGGCTTCGTCGTCAATCGCGCCGAACTCGGCGTGCCGTCGGTGGCGGCGCGCATGCTGGAACTGGTCGGTACGGCGGGGCCGGGCTGCGCGCTGGTCGCGCTCGGCATCAGTCTCGCGCAGTATCGCTTCGGCGGCGGCTGGCGCGATGCGTTGTGGCTGGTGGTGCTGAAGAACCTGCTGTGTCCGCTGCTGGTGTGGGGGCTGGGCAGCGCGCTCTCCCTACCGCCGCTGTGGCTGGCCACCGCGGTGCTGATGGCGGCCATGCCGGCTGGCATCAACACCTTCATTTTTGCCAGCCAGTACGATATCCGCCAGGACACGGTGGCCAAGACCATCGTCGTTTCCACCCTCGCCTCGACCGTGATCTCGACCATCCTCCTGGCGTGGTTCATGGACGGCTGA
- a CDS encoding FecR domain-containing protein, producing MRIFMLLCLGLSAARALAVPAEVLALQGPAWRIHDGARSALSPGRALAARDRIETGAGARVVLSLSEGSTVKLGENATLALTALVEPRAADGVFKGVLDVVRGAFRFTTTVVGRKRDIRAHVGAATIGIRGTDVWGKHEDGRDFVVLLEGQIDIEHDGETRVLGEPRTLFMAPHGQAALPLAPVADADLARWAQETELQEAAGQRDAKGAFRLMFRLETDASRAAAQVAALATAGHGAEVMAVGPLWRAVIKGYSSEADARTAAVQVSGVAGARPWVSRE from the coding sequence ATGCGTATATTCATGCTCCTGTGTCTTGGCCTCTCCGCGGCGCGGGCGTTGGCTGTGCCCGCCGAAGTGCTGGCGCTGCAGGGGCCGGCCTGGCGTATCCATGACGGCGCGCGCAGCGCCTTGTCGCCGGGCCGGGCCCTGGCCGCGCGGGACCGCATCGAAACCGGCGCGGGTGCGCGCGTGGTCCTCAGCCTGTCGGAAGGCAGCACCGTCAAGCTCGGTGAGAACGCGACGCTGGCCTTGACCGCGCTCGTCGAGCCGCGGGCCGCCGATGGCGTGTTCAAGGGCGTGCTCGACGTCGTGCGCGGCGCATTCCGCTTCACCACCACGGTGGTCGGACGCAAGCGCGACATTCGCGCGCATGTCGGCGCCGCCACCATCGGCATACGCGGCACCGACGTGTGGGGCAAGCACGAGGACGGGCGCGACTTCGTGGTGCTGCTCGAAGGACAAATCGATATCGAGCACGATGGCGAGACGCGCGTGCTCGGCGAGCCGCGCACCCTGTTCATGGCGCCGCACGGTCAGGCCGCGCTGCCGCTGGCGCCGGTCGCGGACGCCGACCTCGCCCGTTGGGCGCAGGAGACCGAACTGCAGGAAGCAGCCGGTCAGCGCGACGCCAAGGGCGCATTTCGCCTGATGTTCAGATTGGAAACGGATGCATCGCGCGCCGCGGCGCAGGTGGCTGCACTCGCCACGGCCGGGCATGGCGCCGAAGTGATGGCCGTCGGCCCGCTGTGGCGCGCCGTCATCAAGGGCTACAGCAGCGAAGCGGACGCACGCACCGCGGCGGTGCAGGTCAGCGGCGTGGCGGGCGCGCGGCCGTGGGTGAGTCGCGAGTGA
- a CDS encoding Hsp20/alpha crystallin family protein, with protein MSGIEEIKRGLSRAWDSVAEGWRELTQRASEAITRFNPVHRSDEQDLEQRQLLAASSRWGVLAAEVRLEDDAVKVSLEVPGMDPDDFRIDVVDDLLVVRGEKRIERRSERGQYHVLERAYGSFERAIALPVAVDENQASANYERGVLHLSLPRAAHTRARKIPVRGAS; from the coding sequence ATGAGCGGCATCGAAGAAATCAAGCGCGGGCTGTCCCGCGCGTGGGACAGCGTCGCCGAGGGTTGGCGAGAATTGACGCAACGCGCGAGCGAGGCCATCACCCGGTTCAACCCCGTGCATCGCAGCGACGAGCAGGATCTGGAGCAGCGCCAGCTGCTGGCGGCCAGTTCGCGCTGGGGCGTGCTGGCCGCCGAAGTGCGGCTCGAGGACGACGCGGTGAAGGTCAGTCTCGAAGTGCCGGGCATGGACCCCGACGACTTCCGCATCGACGTAGTCGACGACCTCCTGGTGGTGCGCGGCGAGAAGCGTATCGAGCGCCGTTCGGAGCGCGGCCAGTACCATGTGCTGGAGCGCGCCTACGGCAGTTTCGAACGCGCCATCGCGCTGCCGGTGGCGGTCGATGAAAACCAGGCCAGCGCCAACTACGAGCGCGGCGTGCTGCATCTCAGCCTGCCGCGCGCGGCCCACACCCGCGCACGCAAGATCCCGGTGCGCGGCGCCTCCTGA